The following are encoded in a window of Streptomyces sp. Go-475 genomic DNA:
- a CDS encoding Ppx/GppA family phosphatase: MRISVVDVGSNTVRLVVADAEGGVPLPVHTSKWRLRLSEQVTPGGPIPEQAVGQLVDAVTEASRTATRWGAAGPLAFATAVVRNAPNRHEVLHTVRARTGVDLCTLPGEVEAELTFLGARRWMGWRSGPLALLDIGGGSLEVAFGRGRLPDFVASLPLGAGRLTHEFFEGEDPPSPERVRALRRRVRHQLRDVAARIRWEGPRTAVATSRTFQQLGRLCGAAPGRHGPFVERQLHRTDLGEAIVRLAALPAAERARLPGISAPRAAQSLAGAVVGHTAMKLTGITSVTVCPWAIREGVLLRHIEDGPSWWAEVTRRNEEAAPAEPVPLRIATASH; this comes from the coding sequence ATGCGAATCAGCGTGGTGGACGTGGGATCGAACACGGTCAGACTTGTGGTCGCGGACGCGGAGGGCGGGGTGCCGCTCCCGGTCCACACCTCCAAGTGGCGGCTCAGGCTGTCCGAGCAGGTCACACCGGGGGGACCCATCCCGGAGCAGGCCGTCGGGCAACTCGTCGACGCCGTCACCGAGGCGAGCAGGACCGCCACCCGGTGGGGCGCCGCGGGCCCGCTCGCCTTCGCGACCGCCGTGGTACGGAACGCGCCGAACCGGCACGAGGTGCTGCACACCGTCCGGGCCCGTACGGGCGTCGACCTGTGCACCCTGCCGGGCGAGGTCGAGGCCGAGCTGACGTTTCTCGGGGCCCGCCGCTGGATGGGCTGGCGTTCTGGGCCGCTGGCCCTGCTGGACATCGGCGGCGGCTCGCTGGAGGTGGCCTTCGGGCGGGGCCGGCTGCCCGACTTCGTGGCGTCGCTGCCGCTGGGCGCGGGGCGGCTCACCCACGAGTTCTTCGAGGGCGAGGACCCGCCGTCGCCCGAGCGGGTGCGGGCGCTGCGCCGCAGGGTGCGCCATCAGCTGCGGGACGTCGCCGCCCGGATCCGCTGGGAGGGCCCGCGCACCGCGGTCGCCACCTCCCGCACGTTCCAGCAGCTGGGACGGCTGTGCGGGGCCGCTCCCGGACGCCACGGCCCGTTCGTGGAGCGGCAGCTGCACCGCACGGACCTGGGCGAGGCGATCGTGCGGCTGGCCGCCCTGCCCGCCGCCGAGCGCGCGCGGCTGCCCGGCATCTCCGCGCCGCGGGCCGCGCAGAGCCTGGCCGGAGCGGTGGTCGGGCACACGGCGATGAAACTGACCGGCATCACGTCCGTCACCGTCTGCCCCTGGGCGATCCGCGAGGGTGTGCTGCTGCGCCACATCGAGGACGGCCCGTCCTGGTGGGCGGAGGTGACCCGCCGCAACGAGGAGGCGGCCCCCGCGGAACCCGTCCCGCTGCGCATCGCCACCGCCTCCCACTGA
- a CDS encoding HemK2/MTQ2 family protein methyltransferase: MNPLVLPGVYAPQEDTELLAGVLSDEPLPPGAEVLDVGTGTGALALEAARRGFRVTAVDVSWGAVWAARLNAWLAGLPIRIRHGNLFEPVRGESYDLVLANPPYVPAPDGRRAPRGAARAWDAGDDGRLVVDRICREAPGLLQPGGVLLLVQSALSGPDLTVGQLRAAGLKAAVTQRRRIAFGPVLRGRERWLRERGLLSDTEDKEELVVVRAELPV; the protein is encoded by the coding sequence GTGAATCCACTGGTACTCCCGGGTGTGTACGCCCCGCAGGAAGACACCGAGCTGCTGGCCGGTGTGCTGTCCGACGAACCGCTGCCGCCGGGCGCCGAGGTGCTCGACGTGGGCACCGGGACCGGCGCCCTGGCCCTGGAGGCGGCGCGCCGCGGCTTCCGCGTGACCGCCGTCGACGTGTCCTGGGGCGCCGTGTGGGCGGCGCGGCTGAACGCCTGGCTGGCCGGACTCCCGATCCGCATCAGGCACGGGAACCTGTTCGAACCCGTCCGCGGGGAGTCGTACGACCTCGTCCTGGCCAATCCGCCGTACGTGCCCGCGCCGGACGGCCGGCGCGCGCCGCGGGGCGCCGCCCGGGCCTGGGACGCGGGCGATGACGGGCGGCTGGTCGTGGACCGGATCTGCCGGGAGGCGCCCGGCCTGCTGCAACCGGGCGGGGTGCTGCTGCTGGTGCAGTCGGCGCTGAGCGGCCCGGATCTCACCGTCGGGCAGCTGCGGGCCGCCGGCCTGAAGGCCGCGGTGACCCAGCGGCGCCGGATCGCGTTCGGTCCCGTGCTGCGGGGCCGGGAACGCTGGCTGCGGGAGCGGGGGCTGCTGTCCGACACCGAGGACAAGGAAGAGCTGGTGGTCGTCCGTGCCGAACTCCCCGTCTGA
- a CDS encoding alpha/beta fold hydrolase: protein MTDFVLVAGAWLGAWAWDEVAAELRGAGHDVHALTLSGLAEKQGAAAGLETHVRDIVDEVERLGPRDVVLVGHSYAGIPVGLAAERIGDRLRRVVFVDANVPVDGESFLSGWPSEGVRRSIAEHDGFWPPLGPDDCAGQGLTDEQIARFVAGSTPHPGATLTEPARLERSLADLPATYVKCLLDGDEPLPAVAALLKSDRWELVEMATGHWPMFSQPRELAGVLHSSVAGG from the coding sequence ATGACTGACTTCGTACTGGTGGCAGGTGCCTGGCTCGGGGCGTGGGCGTGGGACGAGGTGGCGGCCGAACTGCGCGGCGCCGGGCACGACGTGCACGCGCTGACGCTGTCGGGCCTCGCCGAGAAGCAGGGTGCGGCGGCCGGGCTGGAGACGCATGTGCGGGACATCGTCGACGAGGTGGAGCGCCTCGGCCCGCGCGACGTCGTCCTCGTGGGACACAGCTACGCGGGCATACCGGTCGGGCTGGCCGCCGAGCGCATCGGTGACCGGCTGCGGCGCGTGGTGTTCGTCGACGCGAACGTGCCGGTGGACGGGGAGTCGTTCCTGTCGGGCTGGCCGAGCGAGGGCGTGCGCCGGTCGATCGCCGAGCACGACGGGTTCTGGCCCCCGCTCGGCCCGGACGACTGCGCGGGCCAGGGGCTGACGGACGAGCAGATCGCCCGGTTCGTCGCCGGCTCGACCCCGCATCCGGGTGCCACGCTCACCGAACCGGCCCGTCTCGAGCGCTCCTTGGCCGACCTTCCGGCGACGTACGTGAAGTGCCTCCTCGACGGGGACGAGCCGTTGCCGGCGGTGGCCGCACTCCTCAAGAGTGACCGGTGGGAGCTGGTGGAGATGGCCACGGGCCACTGGCCGATGTTCTCGCAGCCGCGTGAACTGGCCGGTGTGCTGCACTCGTCGGTCGCGGGAGGCTGA
- a CDS encoding CDGSH iron-sulfur domain-containing protein, whose translation MPNSPSDRSSEAPRRVTVQRKGPLLMEGPVEVELEDGSVVTSDRFRVALCTCRRSRRYPWCDTSHRDRA comes from the coding sequence GTGCCGAACTCCCCGTCTGACCGGTCGTCCGAGGCCCCGCGCCGCGTCACCGTCCAGCGGAAGGGACCGCTGCTGATGGAAGGCCCGGTGGAGGTGGAACTGGAGGACGGCTCCGTCGTCACCTCCGACCGCTTCCGCGTGGCCCTGTGCACCTGCCGCCGCAGCCGCCGCTATCCGTGGTGCGACACGAGCCACCGCGACCGGGCGTGA
- a CDS encoding iron-containing redox enzyme family protein — protein sequence MEHDREEPRLPTPRGPLSRGVETYLRGAGRLPRLEEVARAEVYGDDLQLALYLCYELHYRGFAGVSTDREWDPDLLRVRAALEQRFLSALRSDAWVHDSVDEALAGLLVEPVDGTGVSHFLRDEGELWHLREYAAQRSLYHLKEADPHAWVLPRLWGRAKAAMAAVEFDEWGGGRADRVHARLFADLMTDLGLDTTYGRYLDAASAEALVTVNMMSLFGLHRALRGALVGHFAAVEITSSPGSRRLAEAMRRTGAGPAAEHFYDEHVEADAVHEQVVRHDVIGGLLEQEPHLAPDVAFGIDATEFVEERFGARLLTDWRASRSSLHAPLARETTYIS from the coding sequence ATGGAGCACGACCGTGAAGAACCACGCCTGCCGACCCCACGCGGCCCGCTGAGCAGGGGCGTCGAGACGTACCTGCGGGGCGCGGGCCGGCTGCCCCGCCTGGAGGAGGTCGCCCGCGCCGAGGTGTACGGCGACGACCTCCAGCTCGCCCTGTACCTCTGCTACGAGCTGCACTACCGCGGCTTCGCGGGCGTGTCCACCGACCGCGAGTGGGACCCCGACCTGCTGCGCGTCCGGGCGGCCCTGGAGCAGCGCTTCCTGTCCGCCCTGCGCTCCGACGCCTGGGTCCACGACAGCGTCGACGAGGCGCTGGCGGGCCTCCTGGTCGAGCCGGTCGACGGCACGGGCGTCAGCCACTTCCTGCGCGACGAGGGCGAGCTGTGGCATCTGCGCGAGTACGCGGCGCAGCGCTCCCTGTACCACCTGAAGGAGGCGGACCCGCACGCCTGGGTGCTGCCCCGGCTGTGGGGCAGGGCGAAGGCGGCGATGGCGGCGGTGGAGTTCGACGAGTGGGGCGGCGGCCGCGCCGACCGCGTGCACGCCCGGCTGTTCGCCGACCTGATGACGGACCTCGGCCTGGACACCACGTACGGCCGCTACCTCGACGCCGCGTCCGCCGAGGCCCTGGTCACGGTGAACATGATGTCCCTCTTCGGCCTGCACCGGGCCCTCAGGGGCGCCCTGGTGGGCCACTTCGCGGCGGTCGAGATCACCTCGTCCCCGGGGTCGCGGCGGCTCGCCGAGGCGATGCGCCGCACGGGCGCCGGACCGGCGGCCGAGCACTTCTACGACGAGCACGTGGAGGCCGACGCGGTCCACGAGCAGGTCGTGCGCCACGACGTCATCGGCGGTCTGCTGGAGCAGGAGCCCCACCTCGCCCCGGACGTCGCCTTCGGCATCGACGCCACGGAGTTCGTCGAGGAGCGCTTCGGCGCGCGGCTGCTCACCGACTGGCGGGCATCCCGTTCATCACTGCATGCACCGCTTGCCCGTGAAACCACCTATATCTCCTGA
- a CDS encoding lactate 2-monooxygenase has protein sequence MAQHWADYQYEIYLNGMAGVVPRLPTDLTRLEELTERRLGAGPVGYVAGSAGNGSTARANRAALERRRIVPRMLRDVRERDLSVEVLGRALPAPLALAPVGVLSIMHPDAEPAAARAAAAQGVPYILSSVSSTPMERIAEVMGEAERWFQLYWPKDPEVARSFLNRARAAGFTVLVVTLDTPLLAWRPRDLDQAYLPFLNGVGMANYFTDPAFKAGLSKPVEEDLAAAVRHFIGLQGDPGKTWPDLAFLRENWDGPIVLKGVLHPDDARLAAEAGMDGVVVSNHGGRQVAGSVAAADALPRVAEAVGDRLTVLFDSGVRTGDDIFKALALGARAVLVGRPYVYGLGLDGQSGVEHVIRCLLAELDLTLALSGHATPGTAGPADLVEDPA, from the coding sequence ATGGCACAGCACTGGGCCGACTACCAGTACGAGATCTACCTCAACGGCATGGCGGGCGTCGTCCCACGACTGCCCACGGACCTGACCCGCCTGGAGGAACTCACCGAGCGGCGGCTCGGCGCCGGTCCGGTCGGCTATGTGGCGGGCAGCGCGGGGAACGGCAGCACGGCCCGCGCCAACCGGGCAGCGCTGGAGCGCCGCCGGATCGTGCCGCGCATGCTGAGGGACGTGCGCGAGCGGGATCTGTCGGTGGAGGTCCTCGGCCGTGCGTTGCCCGCCCCGCTGGCCCTGGCTCCCGTCGGGGTGCTGTCGATCATGCATCCGGATGCGGAGCCCGCGGCGGCCCGGGCCGCCGCGGCGCAGGGTGTGCCGTACATCCTGTCCTCCGTGTCGAGCACGCCGATGGAGCGGATCGCCGAGGTGATGGGCGAGGCCGAACGCTGGTTCCAGCTGTACTGGCCCAAGGACCCGGAGGTGGCCCGCAGCTTCCTGAACCGGGCCCGGGCCGCCGGATTCACCGTGCTCGTGGTCACGCTGGACACACCCCTGCTCGCTTGGCGGCCGCGCGACCTCGACCAGGCGTACCTGCCGTTCCTGAACGGGGTGGGGATGGCCAACTACTTCACGGACCCGGCCTTCAAGGCGGGCCTGTCGAAGCCGGTGGAGGAGGACCTGGCCGCGGCGGTGCGGCACTTCATCGGGCTTCAGGGCGACCCCGGCAAGACCTGGCCGGACCTGGCGTTCCTGCGGGAGAACTGGGACGGCCCCATCGTCCTCAAGGGCGTGCTGCACCCGGACGACGCCCGGCTGGCCGCCGAGGCCGGCATGGACGGCGTGGTCGTCTCCAACCACGGCGGACGGCAGGTGGCCGGCTCCGTCGCGGCGGCGGACGCGCTCCCCCGCGTGGCGGAGGCCGTCGGCGACCGGCTCACCGTGCTCTTCGACAGCGGCGTCCGCACCGGCGACGACATCTTCAAGGCGCTCGCCCTGGGCGCCCGGGCCGTCCTCGTCGGCCGTCCGTACGTCTACGGACTCGGGCTCGACGGGCAGTCGGGGGTCGAGCACGTCATCCGCTGCCTGCTGGCCGAACTCGACCTCACCCTCGCCCTGTCCGGCCATGCCACCCCGGGCACGGCCGGTCCGGCCGACCTCGTCGAGGACCCGGCCTGA
- a CDS encoding protease inhibitor — protein sequence MRNTARWAMTLGLTATAVCGPLTGAALATPGPAPAALYAPSALVLTVGHGESAITTTPERAVTLTCAPRPAGTHPAAAEACAELRGVGGDFDALTATEGVMCTKQYDPVVVTVDGVWQGQRVSYERVFSNDCMKNAYGTGVFSF from the coding sequence ATGCGGAACACCGCGCGCTGGGCCATGACCCTCGGCCTGACGGCCACCGCCGTCTGCGGACCCCTGACCGGGGCCGCGCTCGCCACCCCGGGTCCGGCCCCCGCCGCGCTCTACGCCCCCTCGGCCCTCGTCCTCACGGTGGGCCACGGAGAGAGCGCGATCACAACGACTCCGGAACGCGCGGTCACCCTGACCTGTGCCCCCAGGCCCGCGGGCACCCACCCGGCCGCCGCCGAGGCCTGCGCGGAACTGCGCGGAGTCGGCGGCGACTTCGACGCCCTGACCGCCACGGAGGGCGTGATGTGCACCAAGCAGTACGACCCGGTGGTCGTGACCGTGGACGGCGTCTGGCAGGGGCAGCGGGTCAGCTACGAGCGCGTCTTCTCCAACGACTGCATGAAGAACGCCTACGGCACGGGCGTCTTCTCCTTCTAG